A window of Misgurnus anguillicaudatus chromosome 3, ASM2758022v2, whole genome shotgun sequence genomic DNA:
tggtgattagtgttccctttagttaggcttttgtcccttgacctCCCAGACCTGACTCTGctcttttaacagtgtttttgcttgtagcaattacaacttgtttgttgcttgaggaAGGAGAATTGTCTATGATGTCAAATAGGCTTAGTCGTTTTTATGTTTATGCtgcctaacatttaaatatgaaatgataaaataagatTAAAGAACTGAAATGTATAGAAGTGACACTCTATGCTGATCTATAAAACACACTGTATTGAATAAGATGGCTGAAAATTTGTCAgctgtggtttttgcttcagagatatcaacactttggatacaaatctcaacaatggtgagagtaaatgttaagaaagagttttctacaatcctggtacccagcatgcattgcggtaTGAAgctgtgttgttgattgtcaccattgttgcgtttcataggcagactgaagtgtccctaaaggttacggacaatgttctgtaaatctacggacatttttctgtaaatctacagaatgttcagtttttgaataaacggaaatgtctgtaaacataacggaaaaggtaccggtaattttctgccaggacattatccgttttttttttacggattatttatttagagtGTGATTAAAAAATGGTGTAGAATAATTGTTCattttagctaatgcattaactaactgttaaaggggtcatagcgtgaaaatcagactttttccattttaaagtgctataattgggtccccagtgattctatcaacctagaaaatgtaatcaagattaacccagtaactttgtttgggtaagccattttctgcaagcgtgtgaaaaattaggtcgttcagattttgcctgttttgtgaggtaggtggtaaggcgaattacaataatacggccccctttatctgcaatatccaaccacagcactgccatagtgcagagagaaagagagaaaggaaaaagtacttgacagcacaattgagtttcaattacaacaaaccaccatcattgtgatcagtgtttgcacttcatccgctcatttgcattttaaacgacacATCCAAAACGgctcacttttgctcaggcctacaaattatcaatttttacatgctataataaattagctgtggagtattttgagctaaaacttcacatacacactctggggacataatatgacccctttaacaaatacaaccttactgtaaagtgttatcaacatatttatataaaattattacagGAACGCATTATTGCATAAGATTTGACCTCAGAGTCAGAGAACATAATGACTCAGCTCCCCCAAGGGCTGAATCTAGTTATAaacattaaaggggtcatatgatgaaaatgttggcattgccactttgtgggtttgagcaaaaatgtgtcgttttgggtgtgttttttaaaatgcaaatgagcggatgaagtgcaaacactgatcacaatgatggtggtttattgtaattgaaactctattgtgctgtcaagtccaaaaatgtgtcgttttgggcgtgttttttaaaatgcaaatgagcggataaagtgcaaacactgatcacaatgatggtggtttgttgtaattcaaactcaattgtgctgtcaagtccttcttttctctctctttcagagttcagattaaggaggcggtattattctaataagatatccttatgacatcataatgaaagccaaatttcaatgacctgtttttgaccacacctacaaagtggcaatgctaccattttcatcatatgacccctttaagtacCCATTTTTACCTATCACCTTTGCACACAGTTAATCTGCGACCATGATGGTACTGTTGTGTCTGGTTTtgtataattcattaataattctTTGCACCCAGAATGAAGCATGTGATTAAAACAGTGAAAATCTTAGAAAGTGAAGAACTGATCATATTTTGCTCATGAAATAAACAGATGAAAAGATGGTTAACTGATTTTGAGATTGCATGCAAAATCCTCTTGGTTCAAAAATCAGAAGGGGCACAATGGGCATGATGCCTCTGGTTACATTATATCATGTTGTTGAATGCTTTTTTCTGATTAATTGAGAAATGTTCAGAAAATAACCACCAGAAAAATGTCTGTGGTAActataagcagaataataatcTCCGcttctttaaattatttgaaaataatggtCTAATGGCAATCCGCTTTGCTtcgtgccacattaccaccttagGTGTGCATTATTATCAAATGATTCAATGGCCTGttatcaattattccttacttgtATACTATTTTAGTGTTAGTTGTGTCTCTCTTACCTACAGCTGCCCGAGTGAAACTGACATTGTCATAGGTGTTTGTTGGCTTCACCAACATTGAGACGAGCTTCTCACCAACTTTTAACACATCTGACGCTTGTTTCTTCAGGTCACTGGATGATGTGTTTAtcttttctgaagtaatgaaGACCATGTCCAAAAGTTTGGTCACATCCTAATTCAGTAAATAAGGAAATGGCTAAGCTTCAAAAAGatgtcattaaaaaatatttgttgcaCTGATTTGCATCAGTACAAATATTTTCTCATTTGTCTCTGATAGACTCACTGTTAAAGGAAGGACAGTAATATTCTCTAACTGGTCAAGGAGATTCTGTACGCAAGAAGTTCCCTGTGGACAAGAACATAACTGTTTATTAAAGATTTTAGTTGACTAGTGAAGACATCAACCTCATTAACCTCACTGTCATACTTTATGGTGATTGTGTCACTGACACTGAGAATAGTAAAGTAGTGCTAGGAATTTTTCTTATAGTGTTTCTTAATATTAAAGACATCATacagttttttgttgttgcttttatataaagtaaaaaaatcagtaaaaGTAAATGAACAGAACACATTATACTAGATGTCTCTGCAGAACTGTTTTTTCATCCCACtcccaaaatgtatttttcgcactaaattaaaatgaattctGTGTTCCCCCACTTTCTGCTTAGAATTATTTTCTTCCTGACCTGATGGATCCCACAAAATGTAAGTGTCGGTAAAGAGAGAGATTGGtataacaaatataaaatgtacacTATACAAAAATTGTGTCAATTATGTTTATTCATCttgtcaataaaaaaatattttaccatcagcacaataaaaaatgtcagagaaaataataaatgaaatacaatgtatgattttattagcaaaattattaacaaaatatGAATAAAGGAAAAACATTGGCTTGTAACTATAGTGTGAAGTGAAATCAACTTTTAACCAAACTATTTAACCAACATATTTTTAACGAAGAATGTTCAGACGAGCGTTTAGCGTCTCACCTTCACGATTGCTGAATTATTATACTGTATTTGTGCTGCTCTTTAAATTGACAGGATCTAGTTGCTAgctaaaaaaatctgtcaactTACCGTGCAATTTGTAAGCTGTGTTATATTTAAACCTGAAACAATTCATAAACACAATGAAAATTAAAGCCATGTAACAAATCATATGAATACAAGTACATTAGAGAATTTAGAAGATGACCAAGATCTGTATATTATAAACTTTCATTGTGTTACATTGCACAGTTTGCTTGGTAGAAATCTAAAATATAAACCAGTGACTATTATCATTACCAGTTGTGGTGGTGATTGCTGGTGTGACAGTTGTGTAAGTTGTAATAGCACACTTAACACCTGAAAAGTTTGATGAATTATAATTAATGAACAAAGACAAGCGTATCTAATTAGATAGAcatcacatgtaaaaaaatggaggACACAGCACTTTACATTACCAGGTGTGGTGATCGCTGGTGTGACAGTTGTGTAGGTTTTGTTTATGCTGTCAACATCTGAAAGTGAATGATTAAATGGAATTAATGAACAGAGACAACAATCACAACTTTAGCAAAAGAGGCACAGACATAAATAAATTACCTGCACAGTATGCCATATTGCATGTAGTTGGTTTAACAAACTCATAGATATAATAACCACCTGTGCAGGCTTTGACTCTAATGGGAAATGACTCATAATAGCAGCAGTAACCACCCGCCTGACTACAAACATGTCTGGTGACCACTCCATCCTCAGGTTTTGGGTGTCCACCACTTAGCCACAGTGGGATATCAGTACCACACTTATATATTTCAACACATGTTTCTGGCATTCGAATGTTCTGACCATTAAGGTAAAGCCGATACCAGCCGGCCCAGAAGACATCTCTATCACACATGGTGGAGGAGGAATTATAGTTGGTAGCTCTTCTTGAATCGTCCAGTACAGTGTAGTTGTTGCAGGGGTCAGTAACGAGATCAtctgttcaataaaaacatagtTTTCTCAAAAACCCTAAAGCATTTTCTTTCTCTTCACTAAGAGTCATAACTAAAGAAAGCTGTACTAAATAATACGCAGCACATACAGCATAAAACACAGCTTCTCTAGTAGATTTCAGTATTTTAATAGATTGACTACACATTTCATTTGTTGTTATGACCTGTTTctttgattttacattttagaTAATAGTTTCACAATAACTACTTGTGTAACTATACATTTTACTGTAACAGTTTTTACTTTATAAACAGATAAAAATGCCCtcatatatattatttattcaatACTACAGATCAGCTCATTTATTTATAGGTTGGTCTGTGACTTTTAGGTTTAATAAAGTTGAATTACCTGCACAGTATGCCCTATTGCATACAGTTGGTGTAACAAGCTCATAGACATAATAACCCCCTGTGCAGGCTTTGACTCTAATGGGATTTGACTGAAAATAGCAGCAGTCATTGTTCCAATGACCACAAACATTTCTGGTGACCACTCCATCCTCAGGTTTTGGGTGTCCATCACTTAACCACAGTGGGATATTAgtaccacatccatacattgCAACACATGTTTCTGGCATTTGAGTGCTACGGCCATTAAGGTAAAGCCGATACCAGCCGACCCAGCTGACAGAGGTGTCACACATGTAGGAGGAAGAATAATAGTTGGTGGATCTTCTTGAATCATTCAGCACAGTGTAGTTGTTGCAGGGGTCTGCAGAGAGATTATCTGTTATGAAAACACTGTTTTCTGAAAACTTCAAAGTAGTATTTCTAACACCACTAAGAGTCATAACTAACTAAAGAAATCTTCATTGAAGCAATTTTAGCAAAACACAGCTCATCCAGTGGCCCACAGTATTTTAGAAGATTTACTTAATTTACATGTTTTTAATTTAGATTTACTAAACATTGTAAATGCAGTTTTTCCTTTCAGTTCCCAAACAGATACAAATGTGTTTGGATGGCTATTAGATGTTATTTACATGCAAAAATACTTCCTGGGAGGCTGCATGATATTTCACTGTAATATCCTGATTCTTCgatataaaaacacattcacaaacaacTCCCACTACCTACACATAGCGTCTGCTCATTGGTCCATTTGCTTGTGCACTGTAACAAGCtccattttttaataaaaaaattaactttacAAAACCGTATCAGCGCTAAATATTtgatattaatacattttatgcaGTCTTCTTGAATCTGGTTTGAAAAGTCATTtacataaaggtttaagctcaaGTAAATTTTTGTTAACCCGACTGAAATCATACTAAACATAACTTCTCAAAAACATAAGAGTGTTGACTGGCTAGTATTTTTGGAAATCTGGAGCTGgcaaaaaatcaatgtcaaGGCCTTCATATAACAGCCATAAGCCTCATACACCACCACAGACAACACAACACTTTACATTACTGTACCTGTTGAACCGATTGTTGATGTGTTGATGAAGTTAACACTGCTAGCATCTGAAAAGTTTGATGAAGTGTTGTTAATTAACAAAGTCACAAATATCTTATAACAAATatcaaatgtacaaataaacaGACTGAAATATAATTACCTGCACAGTATGCCAAATTGCATGTAGTTGGTGGAACAAACTCATAGACATAATAACCACCTGTGCAGGCTTTGACTCTAATGGGATATGACTGATAATAGCAGCAGTAATAGTTTGCATAACCACAAACATCTCTTGTGACCACTCCATCCTCAGGTGTTGGGTGTCCACCTCTTAGCCACAGTGGATATGCAGTACCACACCTATAGTTAATAACACATGTTTCTGGCATTCTAACATTTTGGCCATTAAGGTAAAGTCGATACCAGCCAACCCAACTGACAGCTCTGTCACACATGGGGGAGGAAGAATAATAGTTGGTGGCTCTCCAAGCATTGTCCAGCACAGTGTAGTTG
This region includes:
- the LOC141355040 gene encoding uncharacterized protein, whose translation is MSRWKASWSTTSLVRVYYVITSCGDLSADPCNNYTVLDNAWRATNYYSSSPMCGTAYPLWLRGGHPTPEDGVVTRDVCGYANYYCCYYQSYPIRVKACTGGYYVYEFVPPTTCNLAYCADASSVNFINTSTIGSTDPCNNYTVLNDSRRSTNYYSSSYMCDTSVSWVGWYRLYLNGRSTQMPETCVAMYGCGTNIPLWLSDGHPKPEDGVVTRNVCGHWNNDCCYFQSNPIRVKACTGGYYVYELVTPTVCNRAYCADDLVTDPCNNYTVLDDSRRATNYNSSSTMCDRDVFWAGWYRLYLNGQNIRMPETCVEIYKCGTDIPLWLSGGHPKPEDGVVTRHVCSQAGGYCCYYESFPIRVKACTGGYYIYEFVKPTTCNMAYCADVDSINKTYTTVTPAITTPGVKCAITTYTTVTPAITTTTGLNITQLTNCTGTSCVQNLLDQLENITVLPLTDVTKLLDMVFITSEKINTSSSDLKKQASDVLKVGEKLVSMLVKPTNTYDNVSFTRAAVEAQVFMVGPQAPLNKIPQLDTTNASIDIDLIGIAKNNNDTGSAAVAFMSYNTMEDLLKPDFFNTSNDTVKTMMSTVISATLPKTTNTTLTKPVNFTLKHIREFVSGGNLSCVYWNITEWIVDGCSVEQTNSSFTVCSCLHLSTFALIMQTSRSPSEDGDPLMELVNLVAVIVGLVFTSLALLTFAFCRWKPGVNNVARINLCISLLSAHLLFLLTQQFITLIKPHRELCAVISGALHFFFLACFVWMFIEAVLLFICVKNLSQISSKQRAVLNSGFLIVIGYVIAFVIVGVSVGLVPEGYGSEQCWIKQEKGFIWSFLGPVCFILAINMILFMNIIISLNSTLKKLKAEYSRKKQTKIMVFKTLAQFVILGCPWILGFFTENNQMMKILFLILNSQQGTFIFLVYCVLSDEVRQQYMKWMRALLP